A genomic region of Gammaproteobacteria bacterium contains the following coding sequences:
- a CDS encoding cobalamin-binding protein: protein MRRLSVLLLLLAIGGTASAAEVRDDRGKMLELELPVQRVVTLAPHLVEQMFAIGAGNVVVGTSEYSDYPEAALEIPRVGDAYRFDAERIIALEPDVIIAWQSGTPQGVIEKLESLGLPVLVMGSPSIEAVGENLRLLGRLTGNETEAEAVATDLVAGFDSLAEQYLDASRIRVFYQISAQPLFTINARHTISDIIRICGGKNIFADLETTAAAVSREAVIARDPDLIVGGASAVLDEGAGDWSKWSGLRAVSRGNVRAIDAILLARPTPRLLAGARQLCNAIEATRNSL, encoded by the coding sequence ATGCGTCGGCTGTCGGTATTGCTCCTCCTGTTGGCGATAGGTGGCACTGCCAGTGCTGCCGAGGTTCGCGATGACCGTGGCAAGATGCTGGAACTTGAGCTGCCGGTGCAGCGGGTGGTGACGCTGGCACCTCACCTGGTCGAGCAAATGTTCGCGATTGGTGCCGGCAACGTGGTCGTTGGTACCAGCGAGTACAGTGATTATCCCGAGGCGGCACTCGAAATACCCCGCGTGGGCGATGCCTATCGTTTCGATGCCGAGCGCATCATTGCTCTCGAACCCGACGTCATCATCGCCTGGCAGAGCGGCACCCCGCAGGGCGTCATCGAAAAACTGGAGTCGCTCGGTTTGCCAGTGCTGGTGATGGGTTCGCCGAGCATCGAGGCCGTTGGCGAGAACCTTCGTTTGCTGGGCCGCCTGACCGGTAACGAGACCGAGGCAGAGGCCGTGGCTACCGACCTGGTCGCTGGTTTCGACAGCCTGGCCGAGCAGTACCTGGATGCCAGTCGGATTCGCGTCTTCTACCAGATATCGGCGCAGCCGCTGTTCACCATCAATGCCAGGCACACCATCAGCGACATCATCCGGATCTGCGGCGGCAAGAACATCTTTGCCGATCTCGAAACAACCGCTGCGGCCGTGAGCCGCGAAGCGGTGATAGCCCGTGATCCGGACCTGATCGTGGGTGGTGCCTCGGCGGTGCTGGACGAGGGTGCGGGCGACTGGTCGAAGTGGTCCGGCTTGCGTGCGGTCAGTCGAGGCAATGTTCGCGCCATCGATGCGATCTTGCTGGCCAGGCCCACTCCGCGGTTGCTGGCTGGTGCCCGACAGCTTTGCAATGCCATAGAGGCAACTCGCAACAGCCTTTGA
- a CDS encoding adenosylmethionine--8-amino-7-oxononanoate transaminase, which produces MDNATLQKRDLDVLWHPCTQMKDHEWLPLVPVKRGEGVWLEDFDGNRYIDAVSSWWVNLFGHANPDINRAIAEQAASLEHVILAGFSHEPIVRLSERLVALTPAPLTRCFYADNGSAAVEVALKMSFHWWRNRGRSRKTRFVTLSNSYHGETLGALAVGDVALYKETYEPLLLKPLTAPSPDCFLREQGVSWEEHSLAKADALEAMVAESHEDICAIILEPLIQCAGNMRMYHPVYLKRVREICDKYDVHFIADEIAVGFGRTGSMFACEQAGVSPDFMCLSKGITAGYLPLSVVLTTETVYDGFYDEYENLTAFLHSHSYTGNPLACAAANATLDLFESRQQVARNRELATHMGQAVAHLADHPHVAEVRQHGMTLAIEMVKDKATREPFPWQERRGLKVYQHALKHESLLRPLGNVVYMMPPYIITEEQIDHLARVATEGIDIACKD; this is translated from the coding sequence ATGGACAACGCTACGCTTCAGAAACGCGATCTCGATGTGCTCTGGCACCCCTGCACCCAGATGAAAGACCACGAATGGCTGCCGCTGGTACCCGTCAAGCGTGGCGAGGGCGTCTGGCTCGAGGACTTCGATGGCAACCGCTATATCGATGCGGTATCGAGCTGGTGGGTCAATCTCTTCGGGCATGCCAACCCTGACATAAACCGGGCCATTGCCGAACAAGCGGCCTCGCTGGAGCACGTCATACTTGCGGGCTTCAGCCACGAGCCGATCGTCCGGCTGTCGGAGCGCCTGGTCGCGCTGACACCGGCGCCCCTGACACGCTGCTTCTACGCGGATAACGGTTCGGCGGCCGTTGAAGTGGCGCTGAAAATGAGCTTTCACTGGTGGCGCAACCGCGGCCGGAGCCGCAAGACCCGGTTTGTGACCCTTTCCAATTCCTACCATGGCGAAACGCTGGGTGCACTGGCTGTCGGCGATGTCGCACTCTACAAGGAAACCTACGAGCCACTTTTGCTGAAGCCACTTACCGCCCCCTCGCCGGACTGTTTCCTGCGTGAGCAGGGGGTTTCCTGGGAAGAGCACTCGCTGGCAAAAGCCGATGCGCTCGAAGCAATGGTGGCCGAGTCCCATGAGGATATCTGTGCCATCATCCTGGAACCGCTGATCCAGTGTGCCGGCAACATGCGCATGTACCATCCCGTCTACCTCAAGCGGGTGCGGGAGATCTGCGACAAGTACGACGTGCACTTCATCGCCGACGAAATTGCGGTTGGCTTCGGCCGCACGGGCAGCATGTTTGCTTGCGAGCAGGCAGGCGTGTCACCCGACTTCATGTGCCTGTCCAAGGGCATCACGGCCGGTTACCTGCCCCTGTCTGTCGTGCTGACCACCGAAACGGTGTACGACGGTTTCTACGACGAGTACGAGAACCTGACAGCGTTCCTGCATTCGCACAGCTATACCGGCAATCCACTGGCCTGTGCGGCGGCCAACGCGACGCTGGACCTGTTCGAGTCGCGTCAACAGGTAGCGCGAAACCGGGAACTTGCCACACACATGGGACAGGCGGTGGCCCATCTGGCCGACCATCCCCATGTTGCCGAGGTTCGTCAGCATGGCATGACGCTGGCCATCGAGATGGTGAAGGACAAGGCGACACGGGAGCCTTTCCCCTGGCAGGAAAGACGCGGCTTGAAGGTCTACCAGCACGCGCTCAAGCATGAATCACTGCTGCGCCCGCTGGGCAACGTCGTCTACATGATGCCGCCCTACATCATTACCGAAGAACAGATCGATCACCTCGCGCGCGTCGCTACCGAGGGCATCGACATCGCCTGCAAGGACTGA
- a CDS encoding TonB-dependent receptor, translated as MRNTTGAILITILATGLLPCLPVNAAEGDVNADRTELDDVVVTATRHAITQDRLPANAIVIDRATIERNVGADLADILRQHAGLDVARNGGPGAATSLFIRGTESNHVLLLVDGIEMNPGSIGGPALQNIPLDSIERIEIIKGPRSSLYGSEAIGGVINIVTRRGDRLAASATLGSFDTEQLDGSYHGSQGNWQYGLDLGSERSDGFAPRADSAEERGYERDHGNGYVRWQNERAMLELRHWEAEGISEYLGFFLEPLSQEYRNEMSSIEARLAGDDSWSARLLLGRGVDEIRQRDPNFLGEFDFVRTVRDTIDWQHDFFLSDDHRLTAGVYLEGSEVDSLSFGEGYSESTDVTAYYLQDAVGFGDNSMISSVRYSDFDAIGSETTWNIGWNHRFSEAQRLFIAAGTGFRLADATDRFGFGGNPDLEPESSENIEIGYSADMAAHRFEATVFRNDIDELIAYVDPDGFAGPATGSNVNIDRARIEGIELAYRWHNLAWRFDTEIIIQDPEDLTTESQLARRARRSISASLVREFGAFSLGLAGVASSERPDSPFSTAMLPGYGVVDLTAGWDIDPNWSLGLRVQNVGDRDYQTAEGYNSEEQSFYLTLRFQQ; from the coding sequence ATGAGAAACACCACTGGGGCAATCCTGATCACCATCCTGGCGACTGGCCTGTTGCCATGCCTTCCGGTCAACGCGGCCGAGGGCGATGTCAACGCAGATCGCACGGAACTCGACGATGTCGTCGTAACGGCGACCCGCCATGCCATCACGCAGGACCGGCTGCCGGCCAATGCAATTGTTATCGATCGCGCAACCATCGAGCGCAATGTCGGTGCCGACCTGGCTGACATTCTCAGGCAGCATGCGGGCCTGGACGTGGCGCGCAACGGTGGACCGGGCGCCGCGACGTCGCTGTTCATTCGTGGCACCGAGTCCAACCACGTGCTGCTGCTGGTCGACGGCATCGAAATGAACCCCGGCAGCATCGGTGGCCCGGCACTGCAGAACATTCCGCTGGACTCCATCGAACGTATCGAAATCATCAAGGGGCCGCGCTCTTCGCTGTACGGTTCCGAGGCCATTGGCGGCGTGATCAATATCGTCACACGCCGAGGTGATCGCCTGGCCGCCAGCGCCACGCTGGGCAGCTTCGACACCGAACAACTGGATGGCAGCTACCACGGCAGCCAGGGTAACTGGCAATACGGTCTCGACCTTGGCTCGGAACGCAGCGATGGCTTCGCCCCGCGCGCAGACAGTGCAGAGGAACGAGGTTACGAGCGTGACCATGGCAATGGCTATGTCCGCTGGCAGAATGAGCGGGCAATGCTCGAATTGCGCCATTGGGAAGCCGAGGGTATCAGCGAGTACCTGGGCTTTTTCCTGGAGCCCCTGTCGCAGGAGTACCGCAACGAGATGAGCAGCATCGAGGCCCGCCTTGCCGGCGACGACAGCTGGTCGGCACGACTGCTCCTTGGCCGGGGCGTGGATGAAATTCGCCAGCGTGATCCCAACTTCCTCGGCGAGTTCGATTTCGTGCGCACGGTACGCGACACCATCGACTGGCAGCACGATTTCTTCCTGTCCGACGACCACCGACTCACAGCCGGCGTATACCTGGAAGGCAGCGAAGTGGATTCGCTGTCGTTCGGCGAAGGCTATTCGGAAAGCACCGACGTAACAGCGTACTACCTGCAGGATGCCGTCGGTTTCGGCGACAACAGCATGATCAGCTCGGTCCGCTACAGTGATTTCGACGCCATCGGCAGCGAAACGACCTGGAACATCGGCTGGAACCACCGCTTCAGCGAGGCGCAACGGCTGTTCATTGCCGCCGGCACCGGTTTCCGCCTGGCCGACGCCACTGATCGCTTCGGCTTCGGCGGCAACCCGGACCTCGAGCCGGAGTCGTCGGAGAACATCGAGATCGGCTACTCGGCCGACATGGCGGCGCATCGCTTCGAAGCGACCGTGTTCCGCAACGACATCGACGAGTTGATTGCCTATGTCGATCCGGATGGTTTCGCGGGCCCCGCGACGGGCAGCAACGTCAACATCGACCGTGCACGCATCGAAGGTATCGAACTGGCCTACCGCTGGCACAACCTGGCCTGGCGTTTCGACACCGAGATCATCATCCAGGACCCGGAAGACCTGACCACCGAGAGCCAGCTGGCTCGCCGGGCACGGCGCAGCATCAGCGCCAGCCTGGTGCGCGAGTTCGGCGCATTCAGCCTCGGCCTGGCGGGCGTCGCCAGCAGCGAGCGGCCGGACTCGCCGTTCTCGACGGCCATGCTGCCGGGCTACGGCGTCGTGGATCTCACCGCTGGCTGGGACATCGACCCGAACTGGTCACTGGGCCTGCGTGTCCAGAACGTCGGCGATCGCGACTACCAGACGGCTGAGGGCTACAACAGCGAGGAGCAGAGCTTCTACCTGACGCTGCGCTTCCAGCAATGA
- the ampD gene encoding 1,6-anhydro-N-acetylmuramyl-L-alanine amidase AmpD encodes MNTDFIIGHRLVGVPQRQTPHQDARPDPRDLSLLVVHGISLPPGEFGGPWIDALFLGCLPQDEHEYFKEISGLKVSAHLVIFRDGSMKQFAAFDRRAWHAGQSEYEGRSCCNDFAIGIELEGTDDQPYTDAQYRQLVTVSGALMASYPGLTPDRIVGHCDIAPGRKTDPGPAFDWPRFRRELEAAGTGFVAD; translated from the coding sequence ATGAATACGGATTTCATCATTGGCCACCGACTGGTCGGCGTGCCACAGCGACAGACGCCCCACCAGGATGCAAGGCCGGATCCACGCGACCTCAGCCTGCTGGTCGTGCACGGCATATCCTTGCCGCCAGGCGAGTTTGGCGGACCCTGGATCGATGCCTTGTTCCTCGGTTGCCTGCCACAGGACGAGCACGAATACTTCAAGGAAATCAGTGGGTTGAAGGTTTCTGCTCACCTGGTGATCTTTCGTGACGGCAGCATGAAGCAATTCGCCGCGTTCGATCGCCGCGCCTGGCATGCCGGGCAGTCGGAATACGAAGGACGTTCCTGCTGCAATGATTTTGCCATCGGTATCGAGCTGGAGGGAACGGATGACCAGCCCTACACGGATGCGCAATACCGGCAACTGGTCACGGTCAGCGGGGCGCTGATGGCCAGCTACCCCGGGCTCACGCCGGACCGTATCGTTGGACACTGCGATATCGCTCCGGGACGCAAGACCGATCCCGGCCCTGCCTTTGACTGGCCACGATTCCGGCGCGAGCTGGAAGCCGCCGGCACGGGTTTTGTCGCTGACTGA
- a CDS encoding cob(I)yrinic acid a,c-diamide adenosyltransferase, translated as MGNRLSKIYTRTGDDGSTGLGDGSRVAKDSTRVEAYGTVDELNSAVGIILAEDLPADIGELLADIQHELFDLGSELSVPGYSALQDEQVERLEVELDRLNESLPALKEFILPGGGRATAACHLARTICRRAERRVCTLGREEDISATSGRYLNRFSDLLFVIARVLARHENGSEVMWRSPRLRKAQD; from the coding sequence ATGGGAAACCGACTCAGCAAGATCTATACGCGCACGGGCGATGACGGCAGCACCGGCCTCGGTGACGGCTCGCGCGTGGCCAAGGATTCCACCCGGGTCGAGGCCTACGGGACGGTCGACGAACTGAACAGTGCAGTCGGAATCATTCTCGCCGAGGACCTTCCCGCAGACATCGGTGAACTGCTTGCCGACATCCAGCACGAGCTGTTCGATCTCGGCAGCGAACTCAGTGTCCCGGGCTACAGCGCCTTGCAGGACGAGCAGGTGGAAAGGCTGGAGGTCGAACTGGACAGGTTGAACGAGAGCCTGCCGGCGCTGAAGGAATTCATCCTCCCCGGCGGGGGACGCGCCACCGCAGCCTGCCACCTGGCGCGTACCATCTGCCGTCGCGCTGAACGGCGCGTCTGCACCCTCGGCCGCGAGGAAGACATTTCCGCCACGTCGGGGCGCTACCTGAACCGCTTCTCCGACCTGCTGTTCGTCATTGCCCGGGTGCTTGCCCGGCACGAGAACGGCAGTGAAGTCATGTGGCGCTCGCCACGCCTGAGGAAGGCGCAGGACTGA
- a CDS encoding ABC transporter ATP-binding protein: MRVRLELDRLGVRIAGKQVVEDFSAGFEGGRCIGILGGNGVGKTTLLHTIAGLREQDAGQVRINGQATEELGRRQLARQLALLMQQYDDPFPASVLETALIGRHPHIDFWQWESPEDIELARQALQATGMAELEQRDVHALSGGERRRLAIATILAQDTQIYLLDEPVDQLDLLHQMRLLGRFRELAREHDRLVLMSLHDVNHAARFCDDVLLMYGNGEVVLDETYKVLNPANLERLYGIPVRMITTDDALFFQPEWK, encoded by the coding sequence ATGAGGGTGCGGCTGGAACTCGACCGACTGGGCGTGCGGATCGCCGGCAAGCAGGTCGTGGAAGACTTTTCAGCAGGCTTCGAGGGCGGTCGCTGCATCGGGATCCTGGGTGGGAATGGCGTTGGCAAGACCACCTTGCTGCATACGATTGCAGGTTTGCGCGAGCAGGATGCAGGACAGGTCAGGATCAACGGCCAGGCCACCGAAGAACTGGGTCGACGCCAGCTGGCACGCCAGCTGGCGTTGTTGATGCAGCAGTATGACGACCCGTTCCCGGCCAGCGTCCTGGAAACGGCACTGATCGGTCGACACCCGCATATCGATTTCTGGCAATGGGAATCTCCCGAGGATATCGAGCTGGCCCGCCAGGCCTTGCAGGCCACCGGGATGGCCGAGCTTGAACAGCGCGATGTGCACGCCCTGTCGGGCGGTGAGCGTCGACGGCTTGCCATCGCCACCATCCTTGCGCAGGACACGCAGATCTACCTGCTCGATGAGCCGGTGGACCAGCTCGACCTGTTGCACCAGATGCGCCTGCTGGGCCGCTTCCGCGAACTGGCTCGCGAGCATGACCGCCTGGTGTTGATGTCGCTGCACGACGTCAATCACGCCGCCCGCTTCTGTGACGATGTGCTGCTGATGTATGGCAATGGCGAAGTGGTGCTGGATGAAACCTACAAAGTGCTGAATCCCGCCAACCTGGAACGGCTGTACGGCATCCCGGTACGAATGATCACCACGGATGACGCCCTGTTCTTCCAGCCAGAATGGAAATGA
- a CDS encoding chemotaxis protein CheW produces MQQALKEVYSLLIPLQGNRIVLPRAAVAEVTGFVKPKDRPDNAPPFLLGFMNWQGQDIPMISYELACGKKAPDMGRRARIAIVFGIDDKLEPNAFAVLTQGYPYLVRVNAGVLHKEELGSEDKQGPVLARVRMANERPLIPDLESLERMLVAALDGKNVKGDAAVEEAGSAEPEDELAALDLGGEDEFEDALLNQDSLGEETMEDIGAALGQDDDSSGDDEETEFGIEMEGIDSELGEDESTDESGAKKKGDEDDEFDIDLDDIEFEGFDDD; encoded by the coding sequence GTCTACAGTTTGCTGATTCCCCTGCAGGGAAACCGCATTGTGCTGCCGCGTGCAGCGGTTGCGGAGGTAACCGGTTTCGTAAAACCGAAAGACCGGCCTGACAATGCGCCACCCTTCCTGCTCGGCTTCATGAACTGGCAGGGTCAGGATATTCCGATGATTTCCTACGAACTCGCCTGCGGCAAGAAAGCACCCGACATGGGTCGTCGTGCCCGCATCGCGATCGTGTTCGGCATCGATGACAAGCTCGAGCCGAATGCCTTTGCCGTTCTCACGCAAGGCTACCCCTACCTGGTTCGTGTCAATGCCGGCGTGTTGCACAAGGAAGAACTTGGCAGCGAAGACAAGCAGGGCCCGGTTCTTGCGCGGGTTCGCATGGCGAACGAAAGGCCTTTGATTCCTGATCTCGAAAGCCTCGAGCGCATGCTTGTCGCTGCGCTCGATGGCAAGAACGTCAAGGGCGATGCCGCAGTCGAGGAAGCTGGCAGCGCCGAGCCCGAAGACGAGCTGGCAGCCCTGGACCTGGGTGGCGAGGACGAATTCGAGGATGCCTTGCTCAACCAGGATTCGCTCGGCGAAGAGACCATGGAGGACATCGGCGCTGCGCTGGGACAGGATGATGACTCGTCCGGTGATGACGAAGAGACCGAGTTCGGTATTGAAATGGAAGGTATCGATTCCGAACTTGGCGAGGACGAATCCACAGACGAGTCCGGAGCAAAGAAAAAGGGCGATGAGGATGACGAGTTCGACATCGACCTGGACGATATAGAATTCGAAGGATTCGACGACGACTGA
- the ampE gene encoding regulatory signaling modulator protein AmpE: protein MAFLSVILALVVDRFVPELAARRNENWYRRGFAILARHVPLGADLKGLLLAVLAIAVPAVLAALLMGLMSGMSWVLGFAFGTLVLMFMLGPKSPLAEAARYDAALAAEDEEAAEAVAERLLEAAVPSDPLERTRAVVTRLLVLSSRNLFAVIFWFVLLGPAGAVAFRVADILRHQAEEITGCDEAQGAAQKIFGLLEWAPSRLLSGCYALAGSFDDAIAERRAYFADCSGRFFEINDDILACTGRGALNFPAEEASARSEFTAVMNLLNRSLVIWLASLALLTIFGWL, encoded by the coding sequence ATGGCTTTCCTGTCCGTCATCCTGGCACTGGTCGTCGACCGATTCGTCCCGGAACTGGCTGCGCGCCGCAACGAGAACTGGTATCGCCGGGGATTTGCCATCCTGGCCAGGCACGTGCCGCTCGGAGCCGACCTGAAGGGCTTGCTGCTGGCCGTGCTGGCCATTGCCGTTCCAGCGGTGCTGGCCGCCCTCTTGATGGGCTTGATGAGCGGCATGTCCTGGGTGCTTGGATTCGCCTTCGGTACCCTGGTACTGATGTTCATGCTCGGGCCGAAGAGCCCGCTCGCGGAGGCGGCACGCTACGACGCGGCGCTCGCGGCAGAAGACGAGGAGGCCGCCGAGGCGGTTGCCGAGCGGCTGCTCGAGGCTGCGGTTCCCTCCGATCCGCTGGAGCGAACCCGCGCGGTGGTCACGCGTCTGCTGGTGCTTTCCAGCCGCAACCTGTTTGCCGTGATTTTCTGGTTCGTCTTACTCGGGCCTGCGGGTGCGGTGGCTTTTCGCGTCGCCGACATCCTGCGCCACCAGGCAGAGGAGATCACCGGTTGCGACGAGGCGCAGGGGGCTGCCCAGAAAATCTTCGGCCTGCTTGAATGGGCGCCGTCACGGCTGCTGTCAGGTTGCTATGCACTGGCCGGGAGCTTTGACGATGCGATTGCCGAGCGCCGCGCCTACTTTGCCGATTGCTCCGGACGCTTCTTCGAGATCAACGACGATATCCTCGCTTGTACCGGTCGCGGCGCCCTGAATTTCCCGGCCGAGGAGGCATCCGCCCGGTCGGAGTTCACGGCAGTCATGAACCTGCTGAACCGCAGCCTGGTGATCTGGCTGGCGTCGCTGGCCCTGCTGACCATATTTGGCTGGTTGTAA
- a CDS encoding inositol monophosphatase family protein — translation MSGPTKQELERWLQVARDAAAAAGGIIARHAAEGVAEERKADDSPVTIADREAEQAIKEIISAACPGHGFLGEEFGAQQADADFVWLIDPLDGTKSFVRGYPFYSTQIALRHGENIVLGVSAAPQVGETAWATRGGGAFLNGRQIQVSETTEVSQATLSGGNLATLAASPASWSAYGELVQQVHRGRGYGDFYHYHLLASGRIDAVVESDLNILDIAALSLIVEEAGGRFTTLAGHRPGLDVSTALASNGRLHDELLARLGWTGRH, via the coding sequence GTGAGTGGTCCAACGAAACAAGAGCTGGAACGCTGGCTGCAGGTGGCGCGAGATGCTGCCGCTGCTGCCGGCGGCATCATTGCCCGCCATGCGGCCGAGGGTGTTGCCGAGGAGCGCAAGGCCGATGACTCGCCAGTCACGATCGCCGACCGCGAGGCAGAGCAGGCCATCAAGGAAATCATTTCGGCTGCGTGTCCCGGGCATGGGTTCCTGGGCGAGGAATTCGGTGCCCAGCAGGCAGACGCCGATTTCGTCTGGTTGATCGATCCGCTGGACGGCACGAAATCCTTCGTGCGTGGCTATCCTTTCTATTCCACCCAGATTGCCCTGCGCCATGGCGAGAACATCGTTCTCGGGGTATCGGCTGCGCCGCAGGTCGGTGAGACCGCCTGGGCCACCCGGGGCGGCGGCGCCTTCCTGAATGGTCGGCAGATCCAGGTCAGCGAGACGACCGAGGTTTCGCAGGCCACCCTGTCCGGTGGCAACCTGGCCACGTTGGCGGCGAGTCCCGCCTCCTGGTCAGCCTATGGCGAGCTGGTGCAGCAGGTACATCGCGGCCGGGGTTACGGTGATTTCTACCATTACCATTTGCTGGCCAGCGGGCGAATCGATGCCGTTGTCGAATCGGACCTGAACATACTGGACATTGCGGCACTGAGCCTGATCGTCGAAGAAGCGGGAGGCCGCTTCACGACCCTTGCCGGGCACAGGCCGGGCCTGGATGTCAGCACCGCGCTGGCGAGCAATGGCCGGCTGCATGACGAGCTGCTTGCCAGGTTGGGCTGGACGGGCAGGCACTGA
- a CDS encoding 16S rRNA (uracil(1498)-N(3))-methyltransferase, with amino-acid sequence MREIRLFHDGPLASGECVTLEKSAAQHLGKVLRATVGQPVTLFNGQGGEWYGKVSLLEGRKAEVSLEEHAEVEREASVDMTLVQGLSRGERMDYTIQKAVEVGFSCIQPIVTERCVVKLDERKREKRHDHWLGIMRSACEQTGRNRVPELLPVITMDEYLAAPRRGIRHFMLDPDATGTPARLARPDTGVGLVIGPEGGFSETENAHLLAAGFEALRLGSRVLRTETAAVVAAAALLSRWGEYD; translated from the coding sequence ATGCGCGAGATTCGGCTGTTTCATGATGGCCCGCTGGCAAGCGGCGAATGCGTGACTCTGGAGAAGTCAGCGGCCCAGCACCTCGGCAAGGTGCTGCGTGCCACGGTCGGCCAGCCGGTCACACTGTTCAATGGCCAGGGCGGTGAGTGGTACGGCAAGGTCAGCTTGCTCGAAGGGCGCAAGGCTGAAGTCAGCCTGGAGGAACACGCCGAGGTCGAACGTGAAGCATCAGTGGACATGACCCTGGTGCAGGGCCTGTCGCGCGGCGAACGCATGGACTACACCATCCAGAAAGCCGTGGAAGTGGGCTTCAGCTGCATCCAGCCGATTGTGACGGAACGGTGCGTGGTCAAGCTGGATGAGCGAAAGCGGGAAAAACGGCATGACCACTGGCTGGGCATCATGCGCAGCGCCTGCGAGCAAACGGGCCGCAATCGCGTACCCGAGCTGCTGCCAGTGATCACGATGGATGAATACCTGGCTGCACCGCGGCGCGGCATCCGGCACTTCATGCTCGATCCGGATGCAACAGGCACACCGGCTAGGCTGGCTCGTCCTGACACGGGTGTCGGCCTTGTCATCGGTCCGGAAGGCGGATTCAGCGAAACAGAGAACGCACATTTGCTGGCTGCAGGCTTCGAGGCGCTGCGGCTCGGTAGTCGAGTACTCAGGACGGAAACGGCGGCCGTGGTGGCCGCCGCTGCACTGCTTTCTCGGTGGGGAGAATACGACTGA
- a CDS encoding PhzF family phenazine biosynthesis protein encodes MKLEFFQVDAFTSEPLRGNPAAVVPLESWLSDDRMLAIAAENNLSETAFFVPHDSGGYHLRWFTPTREVDLCGHATLATAHVLFQELGRALTEVHFATASGNLTVRLKDGVLAMEFPSRPAKEWDDGGKVAAALHARPLRVMKTELNDPDSDKVVAVFESESDVADLMPSMSALQEVPGQGVVATAPGDKVDFVSRYFAPSAGVPEDPVTGSSHSTLTPYWFEVLGRSSMTARQISARGGDLYVEQQDNRVLIAGSAVLYLKGHIFI; translated from the coding sequence ATGAAACTCGAATTTTTCCAGGTAGACGCATTCACGTCGGAACCGCTGCGGGGCAATCCCGCTGCCGTGGTGCCACTGGAGAGCTGGCTGTCCGACGACAGGATGCTGGCCATAGCCGCTGAAAACAACCTGTCCGAGACGGCATTTTTCGTGCCGCATGACAGCGGTGGTTATCACCTGCGCTGGTTTACCCCGACCCGCGAGGTCGACCTGTGTGGTCACGCGACCCTTGCTACGGCACATGTGCTTTTTCAGGAACTCGGGCGTGCATTGACCGAAGTGCATTTCGCCACCGCCAGCGGCAACCTGACCGTGCGTCTGAAGGATGGTGTCCTGGCCATGGAATTTCCGTCACGCCCGGCGAAGGAATGGGATGACGGCGGCAAGGTGGCAGCGGCCCTGCACGCCAGGCCTCTGCGCGTGATGAAAACCGAATTGAATGATCCGGACAGCGACAAGGTTGTGGCGGTGTTCGAGAGCGAGAGCGATGTCGCCGACCTGATGCCCAGCATGTCTGCCTTGCAGGAGGTGCCCGGGCAGGGCGTGGTGGCGACAGCACCTGGTGACAAGGTGGATTTCGTGTCACGCTATTTCGCGCCCTCCGCTGGTGTGCCGGAAGACCCGGTCACCGGCTCGTCGCATTCCACGCTGACGCCGTACTGGTTCGAGGTGCTGGGACGCAGCAGCATGACAGCCCGCCAGATATCGGCCCGCGGTGGAGACCTGTACGTCGAGCAGCAGGACAATCGCGTGCTCATTGCCGGCTCGGCGGTCCTGTACCTCAAGGGGCACATCTTCATCTGA